The DNA window ATGCTGCCACTCCGCCTGGCCGTGCGCGATCTGATTGCCCGCCAAATCGAAGATCACCGCGCGAATACTGCCTGTTCCTGCGTCCAGCGCCATCAAGTAGTTATCCATAGCCTATGCTCTCAGGGGGAGGAGTGTTAACTATAGATGCCGCCGCCTTGCCCCGCCGGGGAAGGTATGGGCACCGCCGGTGCGATTTGTGAGCCAGGCGGCAAAATTGCCGTTGCGGCAGGGCAATCGACGGGAATGAACCTATGGTTGGAAAGCGCCATGTTACGGCGCGCCGTTTAAACAAGGAGCTGTCATGCACGTCACATTGGTTGAGATCAACGTTAAACAGGACAAGATCGACGAATTTGTCGAGGTTTTCCGCGCCAATCACCTGGGGGCGATCGAAGAGCCGGGCAATCTGCGCTTCGACGTGCTGCAGGATGAGCATATTCCAACGCGGTTTTACATCTACGAAGCCTATCGCGACGAGCAGGCGGTGGCGGCGCACAAGCAGACTCCGCACTATCTGCAGTGCGTGGAGAAGCTGGAAGCGCTGATGACCGGTCCGCGCAAGAAAACCACCTTTATCGGCCTGATGCCGGAATAATCGACGGATTTTGCCGGTGTCCATACGCCCGGTTTGGCTGTAACCTGCAAGCTAAAGTGAATTTTCAATGGGATAAGCGGGGCGAGGATGACATTGCGCGATCGGCTGTTGGCGCTGTTGGTGGTGGTGATCTGGGGCGTGAATTTCGTCGTGATCAAGTTCGGTTTACAGGGCATGCCGCCGTTTCTGCTGGCCGGAATGCGTTTTTTGCTGGTGGCGTTGCCGGCGATCTTCTTTATCCCGCGCCCGACCATTCCGTGGAAATGGCTGTTGCTGTACGGCATGACCATGAGCTTCGCGCAGTTCGCTTTTCTGTTCGTCGCCATCAAGGTGGGCATGCCGGCGGGATTGGCTTCGCTGGTGCTGCAGGCGCAGGTGTTCTTCACCCTGCTGCTGGGGGGCGTGCTGATGGGCGACAAGCTGCGCGTCAATCATTTCGTCGGCATCGCTATCGCCAGCGGCGGCATGCTGGTGCTGGCGCAGGCCAGCCTGCATAAGCCGGGCAGTGGCGCGGTGCCTCTGGCGGGCCTGTTGCTGACCCTGGCGGCGGCGTTTTCCTGGGCGCTGGGCAACCTGACCAACAAGAAGATCCTGGCCGGTTTCCCGCAGCGTAATATCTTATCGCTGGTGGTGTGGAGCGCGCCGATCCCGGTGGTGCCGTTCCTGGCCTGCAGCTGGCTGTTCGACGGCCCGCAGGCGGTGCTGAGCAGCCTGAGCCATGTGCAGCTCGGCACCTGGCTGGCGGTTGCCTACCTGGCGTTCGCCGCCACGCTGTTCGGTTATTCGGTGTGGGGCAGCCTGCTGGGGCGCTACGAGACCTGGCGCGTTGCACCGCTGACGCTGCTGGTGCCGCTGGTCGGGCTGTTCGCCGCCTGGTTGCTGCTGGACGAAGCGCTGTCGCCGGCTCAGTTCGGCGGCGCATTGCTGGTGCTGGCCGGCATGGCGGTCAATACCTTCGGGCTACCGCGCCGCCGGGCGGCGATCGCGCGTTAAACCGAACAGGGCAATTCTGTTCAATACCGGGTTGGCGCGGCCCGGCACTCTGGTGCCTGTGAATATTTTCTCAGGTGCCTATCATGAACATTTACCTCTCTATGGCCGCGTTTGCGCTGGCGGCCTCCATCACCCCCGGCCCGGTCAACATCGTCGCATTGAGCGCCGGGGCGCAATTCGGCTTTGGCGCGACCCAGCGTCACGTGTTCGGCGCCACGCTGGGGTTTACCCTGTTGTTGGTGCTGCTGGGATTGGGCATGCACCAGCTGCTGATCCTGTGGCCGGCGTTGACCCGCTTGATCCAGTGGGCCGGCGTGGCCTTCCTGCTGTTTATGGCTTATCGCCTGGCGTTTGATGATGGCAATTTGGGCCGCGGCGCGGCGCGGCCGCCTTCCTGGCGCTACGGTGCGCTGATGCAATGGCTGAACCCCAAGGCGTGGCTGGCGTCGGTGGCCAGCCTCGGCGCCTTTGTCGGCGACGGCGATTGGCTGCTGCTGTGGCAGTTCGCCGGGCTCTACTTCGTGATTTGCTATGTTTCGGTGGCCTGCTGGGCCTATGTCGGCGCGATGCTGCGCGGCCTGCTCAGGCAGGCGCGCAACGTGCAGCGTTTCAACCGCGCGATGGCGCTGCTGTTGGCGGCCAGCGCCTGCTATCTGCTGGCTGAGGGTTTTTGATACTGGCCCGGCGTGGCGGCCAACAGCTGTTTGAAGGTGCGCTGAAAGTGCGCCTGATCGGCAAAACCGCTTTCGCTGGCGGCGGCGGCGATCGGCAGGCCGCTTTTCAACAGGCGGTGGCCGTGCTGCACGCGGCGATTGACCAGATAGGCGTGCGGCGTCATGCCGTAACGCTGGCGGAAGGCGCGGATCAGGTAAGAGGGCGACAGGGCGGCGGCGCGGCAAATGTCTTCCAGCGTCAGTGCCTGGGTGCAGTGCGCGTCGATGAACGCCGCCGCCGCTTCCAGCCGGGGATGCGGCGTTGTTTCGGGATGGCGGATGTCACCCAGCGCGCGCAGCAGGGCGCTGAAATACTCCACCATGGCGATCTGCTTTTCCAGCGCGCCGCACTGCGGAGTCGTCAGTAGCGCGTACAGCCGGTTCAGGCCGCTGAACAGCTCTGGATCGCGGCTAAGCGGTTGGCTAAAGGGGACAAAACGGTCGCCGTCGCCGCCGAGCAGTTCCTGCTGCAGTGCGCCGATCCAGGCGAGATCGAGATAGAACATGATGTACGACCAACGGCGGTCGGCTATCGGGTTGCAGGCATGCGCCTGCTGCGGGTTGATGATCACCAGATCGCCGGCGCCGACCTGCATGCGCCGCTCGCCGTTGACATAGGTGCTGATGCCGCCGGTGATGGCGCCGATGGAAAAGAATTCGTGGCTGTGCAGGCTGTAGCACACCTGGCGGCCATCCTCGATGGCGCGTGCTTCGACAAACGGCAACTGCGGATCGCGCCAGAACTGCGGCGTTTTTTCACTCATACGCTTTCCTTTTCACTGCGGCGGCATCACAGTGTTATAGCCTGAAAGCGACGAGAGGGGGAATGGCGGATGATGATTTTTAACGTGTTCGGCCGCCTGGTGGGCGTGAAGCGCATCGGGGACGAATGGCGGCTGTTCCGCGTGACGCTGCCGGAGCGCAAGTATTCCCCCAACTACGATATCGTGCTGCCGGCCGAACTGCGCGAAGAGGAGATCGCCGGCTATCTGGGGGATATCTATCACGAGGCGGCGACGCCGCAGCGGCCGGACGTGTTTCGCGTCGAATAGCGCGGCGCGTTACTCTTCCGTATTGCGCGCCATCATCCGGCGTTGGTGCTCCTCGCTGGCGGCCTGGATCTCTTCCAGCACCGAGCCGACGTCGGCGCGCTTCTGGATTTCGCTGAACCGGCCGCTGAGCACGCTGTCCGGCGTCAGGTTGCCTTCCTGATACAGCGCCCAGATCTCTTTGGCGTATTGGCTGTCGCGCAGCTCCGGTGCGAACTGACCGTAATACTCCGCCAGATTGCCGATATCGCGCTCGAACATGCTTTTGGCGTGGTTGTTGGCGGCGGCGTCCACCACCTGCGGCAGATCGATGATCACCGGCCCGTCTTTATCCATCAGCACGTTGAATTCCGACAGGTCGCCG is part of the Serratia surfactantfaciens genome and encodes:
- a CDS encoding LysE family translocator — encoded protein: MNIYLSMAAFALAASITPGPVNIVALSAGAQFGFGATQRHVFGATLGFTLLLVLLGLGMHQLLILWPALTRLIQWAGVAFLLFMAYRLAFDDGNLGRGAARPPSWRYGALMQWLNPKAWLASVASLGAFVGDGDWLLLWQFAGLYFVICYVSVACWAYVGAMLRGLLRQARNVQRFNRAMALLLAASACYLLAEGF
- a CDS encoding DUF7661 family protein, whose protein sequence is MMIFNVFGRLVGVKRIGDEWRLFRVTLPERKYSPNYDIVLPAELREEEIAGYLGDIYHEAATPQRPDVFRVE
- a CDS encoding AraC family transcriptional regulator, whose translation is MSEKTPQFWRDPQLPFVEARAIEDGRQVCYSLHSHEFFSIGAITGGISTYVNGERRMQVGAGDLVIINPQQAHACNPIADRRWSYIMFYLDLAWIGALQQELLGGDGDRFVPFSQPLSRDPELFSGLNRLYALLTTPQCGALEKQIAMVEYFSALLRALGDIRHPETTPHPRLEAAAAFIDAHCTQALTLEDICRAAALSPSYLIRAFRQRYGMTPHAYLVNRRVQHGHRLLKSGLPIAAAASESGFADQAHFQRTFKQLLAATPGQYQKPSASR
- a CDS encoding EamA family transporter encodes the protein MTLRDRLLALLVVVIWGVNFVVIKFGLQGMPPFLLAGMRFLLVALPAIFFIPRPTIPWKWLLLYGMTMSFAQFAFLFVAIKVGMPAGLASLVLQAQVFFTLLLGGVLMGDKLRVNHFVGIAIASGGMLVLAQASLHKPGSGAVPLAGLLLTLAAAFSWALGNLTNKKILAGFPQRNILSLVVWSAPIPVVPFLACSWLFDGPQAVLSSLSHVQLGTWLAVAYLAFAATLFGYSVWGSLLGRYETWRVAPLTLLVPLVGLFAAWLLLDEALSPAQFGGALLVLAGMAVNTFGLPRRRAAIAR
- the lsrG gene encoding (4S)-4-hydroxy-5-phosphonooxypentane-2,3-dione isomerase is translated as MHVTLVEINVKQDKIDEFVEVFRANHLGAIEEPGNLRFDVLQDEHIPTRFYIYEAYRDEQAVAAHKQTPHYLQCVEKLEALMTGPRKKTTFIGLMPE